One stretch of Streptomyces sp. NBC_00443 DNA includes these proteins:
- a CDS encoding response regulator transcription factor: MTDLRSDRATGRPAGPVRLLLADDEHLIRGALATLLSLEDDLVIVAEAATGPEALAMARAHEPDVAVLDLQMPGADGVKVATSLRAELPKCQVLIVTSHGRPGHLKRALAAGVRGFVPKTVSAQRLAEIIRTVHSGNRYVDPELAADAIAAGDSPLTAREAEVLELAADGAPVAEIAERAALSQGTVRNYLSSAVSKLGAENRHAAVRLARERGWV, translated from the coding sequence ATGACCGACCTGCGGAGCGACCGCGCGACCGGCCGCCCGGCAGGGCCCGTACGACTGCTCCTCGCCGACGACGAGCATCTGATCCGGGGGGCACTCGCCACCCTGCTCTCCCTGGAGGACGATCTCGTGATCGTCGCCGAGGCGGCGACCGGGCCGGAGGCGCTGGCGATGGCACGGGCGCACGAGCCGGACGTGGCCGTCCTCGATCTCCAGATGCCCGGCGCGGACGGTGTGAAGGTCGCCACATCGCTGCGGGCCGAACTGCCCAAGTGCCAGGTGCTGATCGTGACCAGTCACGGCCGGCCCGGGCATCTGAAACGGGCCCTTGCGGCAGGTGTGCGCGGGTTCGTCCCGAAGACCGTCAGCGCCCAGCGGTTGGCGGAGATCATCCGTACCGTGCACTCCGGAAACCGTTACGTCGATCCGGAGTTGGCCGCCGACGCCATCGCGGCCGGGGACTCGCCGCTGACCGCCCGGGAGGCCGAGGTGCTGGAACTCGCCGCCGACGGGGCACCCGTCGCGGAGATCGCGGAGCGGGCCGCGCTGTCACAGGGGACCGTGCGGAACTATCTGTCCTCCGCCGTCTCCAAGCTAGGGGCGGAGAACCGGCACGCGGCGGTGCGTCTCGCGCGGGAGCGGGGTTGGGTATAG
- a CDS encoding phosphoribosylaminoimidazolesuccinocarboxamide synthase, with protein sequence MSGFVEKPEPIQVPGLVHLHTGKVRELYQNEAGDLVMVASDRMSAYDWVLPTEIPDKGRILTQLSLWWFDQLADLVPNHVLGTDVPAGAPAGWEGRTLVCKSLQMVPVEAVARGYLTGSGLVEYNESRTVCGLALPEGLVDGSELPAPIFTPATKAAVGEHDENVSYEEVARQVGADTAAQLRQATLAVYSRGRDIARDRGIILADTKFEFGFEGETLVIADEVLTPDSSRFWPAEQWEPGRAQSSYDKQFVRDWLTSSASGWDRKSEQPPPPLPPEVVDATRAKYVEAYERLTGMSWA encoded by the coding sequence GTGTCCGGATTCGTAGAAAAGCCCGAGCCGATCCAGGTTCCGGGCCTGGTGCACCTGCACACCGGCAAGGTGCGCGAGCTGTACCAGAACGAGGCCGGTGACCTCGTGATGGTCGCCAGCGACCGTATGTCCGCCTATGACTGGGTGCTGCCGACGGAGATCCCCGACAAGGGCCGCATCCTCACGCAGCTCTCCCTGTGGTGGTTCGACCAGCTTGCCGACCTGGTCCCCAACCACGTGCTGGGCACCGACGTGCCCGCGGGCGCCCCCGCCGGCTGGGAGGGCCGCACGCTCGTCTGCAAGTCGCTCCAGATGGTCCCGGTGGAGGCCGTCGCCCGCGGCTACCTCACCGGCTCCGGCCTGGTGGAGTACAACGAGTCCCGCACAGTCTGCGGCCTCGCCCTCCCCGAGGGCCTCGTCGACGGCAGCGAACTCCCCGCCCCGATCTTCACCCCGGCGACCAAGGCTGCGGTCGGCGAGCACGACGAGAACGTCTCCTACGAGGAGGTCGCCCGCCAGGTCGGCGCCGACACCGCCGCCCAGCTGCGCCAGGCGACCCTTGCCGTCTACTCCCGCGGCCGGGACATCGCCCGCGACCGCGGCATCATCCTCGCGGACACCAAGTTCGAGTTCGGGTTCGAGGGGGAGACGCTGGTCATCGCCGACGAGGTGCTCACCCCGGACTCGTCCCGCTTCTGGCCGGCCGAGCAGTGGGAGCCGGGCCGTGCGCAGTCGTCGTACGACAAGCAGTTCGTCCGCGACTGGCTGACCTCGTCGGCCTCCGGCTGGGACCGCAAGAGCGAGCAGCCCCCGCCGCCGCTGCCGCCGGAGGTCGTGGACGCGACCCGCGCGAAGTACGTGGAGGCGTACGAGCGCCTGACGGGCATGAGCTGGGCGTAA
- a CDS encoding N,N-dimethylformamidase beta subunit family domain-containing protein: protein MGSEQIRRWESGALAHAVTDPFGQGPVPWLRGNVTYFDDTGQVVPWYVDGQAHPPTSDTPRVPAPRSAGPRSADDVRRQIKGFISTGAVAPGEAVDFHITVDPPQEFAVDIYRIGHYGGDGAAKITTSPRLSGIVQPPPLTADRTVSCHHWWLSWRLQIPSYWSIGAYVAVLTTVDGYRSHIPFTVRDNHPADLLLLLPDVTWQAYNLYPEDGRIGASLYHAWDEDGRLLGEADAATTVSFDRPYAGAGLPLHVGHAYDFIRWAERYGYDIAYADARDLHAGHVDPTRYRGLVFPGHDEYWSTNMRRTVELARENGTSLVFLSANSMYWQVELGPSPSGVPDRLLTCRKRKGPGRSVLWREIDRPEQEVIGIQYAGQVPEPHPLIVRNADHWLWEATGAHEGDEIKDLVAGEADRYFPRTPLPEHEERILLAHSPYADREGALRHQETSLYRATSGALVFASGTFAWSPALDRPGHVDARVQRATANLLDRICKRD, encoded by the coding sequence ATGGGGTCGGAGCAGATCCGCCGCTGGGAGTCGGGCGCACTCGCGCACGCCGTGACTGACCCCTTCGGCCAGGGCCCGGTCCCCTGGCTGCGCGGCAACGTGACGTACTTCGACGACACCGGCCAGGTCGTCCCCTGGTACGTCGACGGCCAGGCCCACCCACCGACGTCGGACACCCCGAGGGTCCCCGCACCCCGCAGCGCCGGCCCCCGCTCGGCCGACGACGTCCGCCGTCAGATCAAGGGCTTCATCTCGACCGGCGCGGTCGCCCCCGGTGAGGCCGTCGACTTCCACATCACCGTCGACCCGCCGCAGGAATTCGCCGTCGACATCTACCGCATCGGCCACTACGGCGGTGACGGCGCCGCGAAGATCACCACGAGCCCCCGCCTCTCCGGCATCGTCCAGCCGCCCCCGCTCACCGCCGACCGCACGGTCTCCTGCCACCACTGGTGGCTGTCCTGGCGCCTGCAGATCCCGTCTTACTGGAGCATCGGCGCGTATGTGGCCGTCCTGACCACCGTCGACGGCTACCGCTCCCACATCCCGTTCACGGTCCGCGACAACCACCCCGCAGACCTGCTCCTGCTCCTCCCCGACGTCACCTGGCAGGCCTACAACCTCTATCCCGAGGACGGCCGCATCGGCGCCAGCCTCTACCACGCCTGGGATGAGGACGGCCGGCTGCTCGGCGAGGCCGACGCCGCCACGACCGTCTCCTTCGACCGCCCGTACGCGGGCGCGGGCCTGCCCCTGCACGTCGGCCACGCCTACGACTTCATCCGCTGGGCCGAGCGCTACGGCTACGACATCGCCTACGCCGACGCCCGCGACCTGCACGCAGGACACGTCGACCCCACCCGTTACCGCGGCCTGGTCTTCCCCGGCCACGACGAGTACTGGTCGACGAACATGCGCCGCACCGTGGAGCTCGCCCGCGAGAACGGCACATCCCTCGTCTTCCTCTCCGCCAACTCCATGTACTGGCAGGTGGAGTTGGGCCCGTCCCCGTCCGGCGTCCCGGACCGCCTCCTCACCTGCCGGAAGCGCAAGGGCCCCGGCCGCTCGGTCCTGTGGCGCGAGATCGACCGCCCCGAACAGGAGGTGATCGGCATCCAGTACGCGGGCCAGGTCCCGGAGCCGCACCCCCTGATCGTCCGCAACGCCGACCACTGGCTGTGGGAGGCGACCGGCGCCCATGAGGGCGACGAGATCAAGGACCTGGTCGCGGGCGAGGCCGACCGCTACTTCCCGCGCACCCCGCTCCCCGAGCACGAGGAGCGCATCCTGCTCGCCCACTCCCCGTACGCCGACCGCGAGGGCGCCCTGCGCCACCAGGAGACGTCCCTCTACCGCGCCACTTCAGGCGCTCTGGTCTTCGCGTCCGGCACGTTCGCGTGGTCCCCGGCACTGGACCGCCCGGGCCACGTCGACGCCCGAGTCCAGCGCGCCACCGCCAACCTCCTGGACCGCATCTGCAAGCGTGACTGA